ATGGAAACTATGGACTAAAATCTTATAGAACCAATCAACTAGATTATTTTAAGTTTGGCGAGGTTAATTTCTCTAAATACGCTGTGCCTAACGGCTACGATGACGCATACAGTGATATTTATATGCATGTAGACAATTTTGAGCAAAATAATTATTTAGGTTTTAGCATGTATATAACAAATGATCAAGAAGGTACTGCTTTGCTAAATTATTTAAAAAAAAGGTTTGGTAAGCCTGAAGAAAGAAGTACTGGATTAGAAAATGGCATTGCTTTCGTTTGGGAACTAAAAGAATCCAAACAATGGGTTTTATTGGAGCAAAATACTGAAAACACAAGAGACCATAAAAAATATTTAAGAACTCAAGTTACAATTGTAAAACAAGGAACTAGAATGTTAAACTCAAAAAATCCCGAATGGATTACTATTTTGGAAAACTTTAAAGGGTCAAGTACTCCAAAAGATAAATAATTTCTATAAAAATTGAAGAAACTAATATTATTATTTACAATTAGCTTGATGGTAACTTCATGCAATTCTCAAACTAATTTAGAGGCATTGAAGTATGACGAACCCTTTTTGGAAATTATAAAAAACACAAAAGAATTAGGAAAAGACCAAGATGTAATCTATGGTCTAAAGTCATATAGAACAGATAATCTCAAAGATTTTAAATTTGGTGATGTTTCTTTTTCTAAGTATGTTATGCCAAATGCTTATAATGCAGATTATAACGATTTATATATCCACGTTGATAATTATGAAAACAACAACTTTATAGGTTTTACTGCTGAGCTTGTAAATAAAGAAGAAGGTGAAAAATTATTTCTCTATTTAAAACAAAAATATGGCAATCCGGAATTTTGTCAACCACGCGAAGGATATAAATATCAAAAAGGCGAAGGCAATTACATTTGGGATAATAATAATAATTTAGATTATTGGATTTTACTCTCACAAACTCCTAGATTAAAAAAAGATGGAAGCAAATTTATTTATAGCAGATGTGTCATCATAAAAAAAGGAACTCGTGTAGAAAATTCATCAGACAAAAAAGTCTTTACTGTTTTAGAGAGCTTTAAAATGAGTAATTAAAAAATTATGAAATTAGCCATATTAATTTTGATTACTTTAATGATCACATCATGCAACTCTCAAACAGATTTAGAAACATTAAAATTTGAAGATAAACTATTAAATCTTGATAATTTAGAAAAAGATTATAGCATTTATGTCCCTTTGGAAGGAATTTATAAAGTAAAAGACATTGATAAATTTAAGTATTCTAATATTGTCATTGGCTCAGATAGTATAAAATTTAAAAACGAATTAATTGTTTACAAAAATTCATTAAACCTAATAGTTAATTCTTACGACAATAATCAATATTTGGGTTTTGAACTAGAATTAATAAACGAAAAGACAGGTGATAAATTTTTAAACTTTTTGATTAAAAAACATGGTAAACCGCTAAAAGAATATAAATACTTGAAAAATGAATATAAAGACATTGATTACTTATGGCAAAATAAATCTACCAATGAAATTATATTATTTCAAAAATATAATGAAACTTCCCACACATCTTTAGATGGGAACAAAAATGCTGTTTTAAGTAAAACAAGAGTTATAATTGTGAAAGATGGGCTATCAGCAAAACCAAATGAAAATGACCCTAGAAATACTCCAGAAAAGATAAAAGCTGTTTTAGACTCAAATCCTAAAGCTTTTGAATTAATTGAAATTTTTAAAAATTCTATTATAAATTAATTATGAATCAAATATATTACGAATTAAATTGCAGTGCTTTAATGTGCTATTTTGAAGTACGCATAAATGATGTATGCGTTTTTTCTTTAAATGTAGATGGCCAAGCCTCAATGGATATTCCAATAAACAGTGGAATATTAGAGAAAGGAGAACAAGATATAGAAATCAGAGTTTTACCATTATCTGGGGGCAAGGAACTTCATAAAGAAGCTTATGTACGATATAAAGTTATAGAATATGATGTAAGTTCTGGAGATTTTAAATTTATACAGCAATTTGAGAATTTTCAAACAGCTCCTGTTCAGAAAAATATTCCTTTTCTCATACACAAAAGTATCTTTATAGCAAATGTATCTTATAAACTAGATGCATGGCAAAATGGTGTAAATTTAAAAGATGTTAGTTTTGATTTGAAAGAAGCTTTAATAAAAGAAGGTAACAAGCTTGTTGATATGCTGAACAATAAAAACTACAAACTTTTTATTGATAAACTATCAAAAAAAGAAAAAAATGCAGCAATTGTGATGTACTTAAACGCATCAGAATCTAAAAGCAGAATTTCAAAAATAACAGATGAAATTGAGGATGGCTTTAAAGCCGTACCTATCAAAAATGATGTATATATTGAATACTCTGCCTATAACAAATTAGCAACATTAAAAAGATTAAACAGAATGCCTGCCTTATATCTTGAAAATTCACAAACGAATGAAGAAATTGTTTTGGACATACGGTTTTGTGGTTTTCCAGGAAAAGATGAATTTGAAATTTTTTAGAAACAATTGTTAATTCTCCTTACGCAGCAAAGGTTGCCAAACAACTATATCAATACTATTGGCGAAAGCTAGTTTTTGGTTAAGAACAAAATTCTATAAATTACGTATCTGCTTTTTCTTAAAAAACTTGCAACAACACATCTAAAAAAGTAATTGAAAAATCAAACTTGATTTAAATTTAATTTTTTCAAATCATTTTGAAAATGGTTCGAGAATTGTCCCGTTAAGGCTATCAAATGGTCCGACATTAAAATGATATGAAATGAGAAAGCAGAGGATTTCAAATTTTGAAATCCTCTGCTTTTCTTACGAAACTTTTTCTTCATATTTAGATTTGACCATATTCATATCGTCCATTATATTCGCATCTAGGACTTTCGCATAGTGCTGGGTTTGCTTGATATTTGTGTGGCCCATCATCGCTGAAACATTTTCAAGTCTGACTCCGTTGCCAAGAGTTACTGTAGTTGCAAAAGTATGTCTTGAAACATACCATGTGAGGTACTTGGTTATTCCGCAGAGATCCGCAATTTCCTTTAAATAAGCATTCATTTTTTGATTTGAAATGCTTGGCAGCAATCCTGGCTGCTTCCCTTTGTACTTCTGAATGATTTTTTCGACGGGCGGCAGAACTGGAACATTTTCTTTAATTGATGTTTTCGTTCTATTTGATATAATCCACTGGTTACCATTATTGTCTTTTGAAATGTTTTTTTTTGAAAGCTTTAAAGCGTCAGTTGGAGCATATCCGGTATAACAGCTGAACAGGAAAATATCTTTGACCCTGTCGAGTCTTTCAATAAAGAAGACTTTTTTCTCGAGGGCATCAAGTTCGCACTGTGTTAGAAATACTGCATCTTTAACGCTGAGCTTTCCATCATAAACATTAAAGGGATTTTTTTGGATTAGATCCATTCTGATAGCATAATTAAAGGCTGTTTTATACATCTTAATATATTTTACCACTGAATTGTTTTTTATTCCAACATGGCCCTTAAAACAGCTTTCGTATTTAAGGAATTCCTCAAGATTGTATATAAATGAACTTGAAATTTCATCAGCAGGAATATCTTCTATGCCGTATTGTTTTACCATAAAGTTCGAAATTAGCTCAGTGCTTCGTTTGTATTTCTGCAGTGAAGCTGACGCTCTTTCGCCGGCATCCACTTTTTTTCTGAAAAATTTATTATGGCGCTCCATAATTTGAAGCAGTGTGGTTTTCTTTGTCTGTAACTTTGATTTTCCTGAAAGTTCTGCTTTAAGTATTTCTAATGGAACATCTGGATCGACATTAAAAAGGATATTGAATTTCTTTTCGACAGTTAGGCGGTAAATATCGAGATAGTTTTTAAGAACCTTTTCCTTTTCTGTCCTCAGAAGAATTCTTAATTTGTTTGTGTAGTCCCATCTCTCCTTAGAAATGGTCTTTCCGGTACTTAAGGAAATTCTTTTTTGTTGAATGTAATACGTGCAAATATTGAAAACTCTCCATTCTTATCTGCCTTTTCTGATTTCAGGTAAAAAATTACTTTTAACATGCTTTCTAGTTTTTAAATTAATACTCAAATTGATTTAAAAATTTCGAAACACACCTTTGTTTTCGGGGAATACCGAGAGAATTCCCTTTGATTTAGTACACTTTTTTTATGGTCAAAACCCACCAAAATAAAAGTGTACTAATAAGTGTACCACGCTTTGCAATAACATGTGATTTTTGACGATTGCCAAAAAATGAAAAACCCTTTAAATACTTGTATTTAAAGGGTTTTAACTTTTAAAGTTTCTTTTTGAAACTCCATTCAGCGGAGAAAGAGGGATTCGAACCTAAGCTCCGCATCCCGCTCTTATACTGCATTTTCCGATATTTTTTACTTGTTGCGCCACGATTCTGCCACGAACTTTAAAATATACTAAATTAAGATGTAACGTCTTGTTTTTTAGTAGGTTGTAATTCTGTTTTTTGTTATGTGGCAAAAATAGACTTTTTTATGTTATAAGCAACATTTTAGAATTTTTATATTTCATTTAAAAGGTATTTTGACATATTTTAACTTAAATATGGATAATATTTATATTAAATAGCTTTGTAAGCCTGGTCGGGATGATTTGGCATGTCAATTATTGTATGCTGTAATCTGCCTTCATCTTTCATTGGCAAGATATAATTTCTATAAATGTAATTTTCATTTCTATTAAGTATTAGAGCTATCTGTTTTGTGGAGTAGCTTTTAAAACTGCATATTTTATAAATTATATCTTTTATTTTATTTTGATCATTTTCTCTAACTCCTAGGTTGGATATTTGTTCTCTTATGTCAGAAGGTAGCTCCTGTGTTAGATCATAGGGTTCTGTTGTAAGATCATCAGCTTCTGTGTTAAGATCATTAGGTTCTGTGTTAGCAACATCATCTTCTGTGTTAAGAACTCCACCAGTAGTATAATATGTAGATCTTCCTTTTCCTTTTTGTTCAATAAGACCTTTATCTCGGAGACTTCTTAATTCATTACTTGCTTTTAATACATCACATGCATTTAATTGTCGATATGTTGAATTATCAATGGCACCAGCTTCTCGAATGAAAATTAATCCTTTTTTCTGTTCAGTATTTAACTCATATTCAGCAAAAGTATTTAGCCATTGAAGGTCACTTTCATTAAGAAAATGATGCAGTAAAAGACGAGTGGTAAATAAATTTGCGGTGTGGTCACTTTCAAATGTTGGTGGTGCTAGGGAGGATTTTTCCATTAAAATTCTCATTGTCCTTATACCGCTCCCTTTTGTTTCTGCAAGATTGGTTTCGTGAAAAATGGATGCAATAAATGGATTTCTGTTTTTAGAACCTGGTTCGCCTAACTGCTCTTCTGGCTTTAATGAAAATCCTGGATTTTTAATTTCTAGTCTATTGCCATAACGAATAATTTGTATAGGCTGATTTTCTCTATAAGTTCTATGTATAAAAGCATTCACAAGTGCTTCACGCAGAACTTTAGAAGGCAGGCCAATAGCAGAAGCCTGCAACTCTCCATCACCCAAAAGAAATCCTTTAGGAAGATCATCAGCAATTGCACTAAATACTCTTTGAACCAATTCAATAAGCGGACCTCTCATATCTATTGTTGTAAACCTGTTTTCAGGATCTTCAACCCATTCATTACCTGGTACTCTAATGTAATCTATACGTACCATCGGAAGTAATCTTCTTAGGGCAGGACGTTTTCCAAAAACAAGTAATCCTGTATAGGTTAGTTTCCATTCGTCCTTATCTTTTTTGACACATCCTAAAGATCTTAATAAATCAAAATCAGAATAGTTTAACTCCTCAGCATATTCATTTACTTTTGACCTTAAACTTTTATATAAAGAGATAGCTTCTTCACTTACATCATCAAGACTAGTATCTTTTACAATAATACTATCTAAACTATCTTCTTTATTATAGAATATAAATAGATCATCTTCTGTGCATCGCTGGTCACTTGAACCAATTCTTCTGTAAGCGCCTTGCGGCAAGCCCTTTTTTTTTGAAATAAAGAGGTTTTTGTCCGTCAGGTAATTCTTTTACAAACATTTTTAGGACTAACTTTCCATTGGGCATTTTCTCTATTTCAATTTCTGGTCTAACAGGCTGATTAAATAATGTCGCTGTTTGAGAAGCTATATCTAATTGTAATTTGTCTGGATTTGTAATTCCTTCAACTATATAATTTTGAAATAAGGTGCTTTCGTCTTTAACCACTCCTAAAACTATTAATCCTCCTCCTAATCCCGGCTCATTAGAGAAAGCACAAATAGTTTCCATTATAGATGTGTCAATTTCGCTCCCTCTTTTGGCTTCAATTGTCGTGCACTCGTCCGTAATATTTAAATGTTCTAAGATATCTTTAATAAGCTCCATGAAATAGTTTTAGCAAGTATAAAACAAAAATAATCAACTTTTTGTCAATTCAATTTTTAAAGGTCTTTTTAAATTTTAACTTCCAAAGAATTACTGATCTTATTTAATGTAATGTGTTCGCTATATCTGGCTGTTCATTCTGAATGAACAGCCAGATATAGTGAACAAGGTTAATTGAGACTCTATAATTGGAAAAAATAATTTCGCTAATATGTACTTAAAATAATAGAGCAAGAATTACTTTTAATTATTTAAGTTTTTTGTAAATGTTTAGTAATTAATTAAGTTAAATATGGTAACTGTGACAAAAGACACATATAATATCGATGGCTAAAAGTATTTTAGCATTGTTTAAATCAAATCGGTTTTATGAGGCTAATAACTTACCACCATTATTTTTGATTCCGGAACCCAAACGTATGCAGTATAAAACAATTTAGGAAGCATAAATTATTTAGATGAAAAAAGCTAAGACCTATGAAATTTTTGATAATTTTTTTAAACTCGACCAGAGATTAAATAAAATAGAAAACTTAATACTCATAAATGAGTATCGTAATGATTTATTGTTAGCTGAAAAGTGCA
The Flavobacterium humidisoli DNA segment above includes these coding regions:
- a CDS encoding site-specific integrase; amino-acid sequence: MERHNKFFRKKVDAGERASASLQKYKRSTELISNFMVKQYGIEDIPADEISSSFIYNLEEFLKYESCFKGHVGIKNNSVVKYIKMYKTAFNYAIRMDLIQKNPFNVYDGKLSVKDAVFLTQCELDALEKKVFFIERLDRVKDIFLFSCYTGYAPTDALKLSKKNISKDNNGNQWIISNRTKTSIKENVPVLPPVEKIIQKYKGKQPGLLPSISNQKMNAYLKEIADLCGITKYLTWYVSRHTFATTVTLGNGVRLENVSAMMGHTNIKQTQHYAKVLDANIMDDMNMVKSKYEEKVS
- a CDS encoding ATP-binding protein encodes the protein MPQGAYRRIGSSDQRCTEDDLFIFYNKEDSLDSIIVKDTSLDDVSEEAISLYKSLRSKVNEYAEELNYSDFDLLRSLGCVKKDKDEWKLTYTGLLVFGKRPALRRLLPMVRIDYIRVPGNEWVEDPENRFTTIDMRGPLIELVQRVFSAIADDLPKGFLLGDGELQASAIGLPSKVLREALVNAFIHRTYRENQPIQIIRYGNRLEIKNPGFSLKPEEQLGEPGSKNRNPFIASIFHETNLAETKGSGIRTMRILMEKSSLAPPTFESDHTANLFTTRLLLHHFLNESDLQWLNTFAEYELNTEQKKGLIFIREAGAIDNSTYRQLNACDVLKASNELRSLRDKGLIEQKGKGRSTYYTTGGVLNTEDDVANTEPNDLNTEADDLTTEPYDLTQELPSDIREQISNLGVRENDQNKIKDIIYKICSFKSYSTKQIALILNRNENYIYRNYILPMKDEGRLQHTIIDMPNHPDQAYKAI
- a CDS encoding helix-turn-helix domain-containing protein, whose product is MELIKDILEHLNITDECTTIEAKRGSEIDTSIMETICAFSNEPGLGGGLIVLGVVKDESTLFQNYIVEGITNPDKLQLDIASQTATLFNQPVRPEIEIEKMPNGKLVLKMFVKELPDGQKPLYFKKKGLAARRLQKNWFK